DNA from Acidobacteriota bacterium:
TAGCTTGTCGTTCTGGTGGCTGAGCTGATGCACCGTACCACCAGCGAGGCGGTAGACCTCATCTGCTTTTTCCGGATAGCCAATGATCGCCGCCTCGCAACCGGCTTTCTCGGTAAAGTCCGACACGACGATGGGCGGATTCAGTAGCTTGGTTTCGCTGCCATCGGCCAGCGCGAACCTGGCCGGGTAGCTGGAGCGGTCATCGGTGACCGTCACCTCGATGGATTGGCCGTCGGCCGTGAAATGCGGATTGTTGACGTCGCGGTCGAAACTGGGCGCCACCAGCCGCGGCGCGCCCGACCCATCCGCAGCGATCACTGCCAGCCGCGGCATGGCGTACATGTTCACCCTCGGCGCGGTGGATTTCAGAAACGCGATCGTGTGGCCGTCCGGCGACCAGGCCGGCTGGCCGGTGGCGTAGTAGTCCTCCTGCGTCAACTGCTTGGCCACCGCGCCCGGGCGCACATCCATGACGTAGAGCTGGCCGGTGTAATCGCGGTCGGGATGGGCATCATGGTTGCTGAAAAAGGCGATCCGGCGGCTGTCCGGCGACCACGCCGGGTGGCTCTGGTCGTAACGCGGGTCGGTCAGCAGCGAGAGCTTTTTCGTGGCCAGATCAAAAATGTAGATATGCGTCTTGCGGCCGGTCAAATACCCGACGGTGTCCGCCTCGAACAAGTAATGCTGGATCACCACCGGTGAGGGCGGCTGCGCCTGATCGTGATGCGAGAGCTTGTACAGCGTGGCTGCAGAAGGGTCTTCAATCTCCAGCGCCAGCTTGCGGCTGTCCGGTGACCAGACGAAGCTGTGCAGCGAACCCAGCGTCGCGGTCAACTGCACCGCTTCCCCGCCCCGCCGGTTCAACAGCCACACCTGATTGCCTTTGGCCGGCCCGGAGCGGGAAGAGGTAAAGGCCAGGTACTGACCGTCGGGCGACCACAGCGGCGAAGACTCGGAGCCGTCGGCGGAGTTCGTCAGTTGCACGTTCTCACTGCCATCGTATTTGGCCATCCAGATATGTGACTGGTGCTTGTCTTTCTTGACATTAATGCTGCTGACTACATACGCGACCCACTGACCATCCGGCGAACATTGGGGATCGCGGACGGAGCGCACCGCGTTCAGGTCGTTGATCCGCAGCGGACGGCGCGCCGCCGGTGCGCTTTGCGCGCCGGCCAGCGTGGCCGCGGTCAACAGTCCAGTGAGAAGCGCGAGGGTGGGTTTGTACCTTTTGTCCATGGCCGTGAGTATAATCCAAGCTGCCCCCCGGGGCGAGGACCTCTTGTGGAACCGCTCACCATCATCCGCATCGTCCACGCCAGCGTACTCATTCAGTTCGGAGCTTGCAGTGTGCTTACCGATCCCTGGTTCGCCGAGCGCCCCGGGCACCACCATGGCGAGCCCCTGGGCCTGCGCCTGGCCGATCTGCCCCAGCTATCTGCCGTAGTCTGCAGTCACAATCATTTCCACCATTTTGATATGCAGAGTTTCGCCCAATACCGTGACCGGGGCGTACCCATGATCGTGAACCGGGGCATGGAGAAGCCGGCGCGTCGGGCTGGCTTCAGCAATATTTTTCCGCTGGAACCCTGGCGCTCGGTGACCCTGGGACCACTGCGCGTCAGCGCCACCCCCTCCCGCCACGGCGTCCCCGATAACACCTACGTCCTCCACTGCGGCGGACGGCGCGTCTTTTTCGCGGCCGACTCCCTGGGCGTGGCCGAAGCCCGCAACCTGACCGAACGCTACTCCCACCCCGATGTGGCCCTGCTGCCCATCCAGGGCCTGCGCCTGCCCTTCTGGTTCAACCACCAACTGGTGATGAACCCCCAGCAGGCGGCGGCGATTGCCGGCCTCCTCCAGCCCCGCTTTGCCGTGCCCACACATTACCGGCTCTCCTACAGCGGCTTTCGCGACCGTTTTCTTTTCCAGACCAGGGGCAGTCTCCAGGCCTTTGCCGCCGCCATGGCCGCCGCGGCGCCGCAGACGCAAGTGCGCGTGCTGGCGCCCGGCGAGCCTCTGGTCATTGATTAATCGCCTATGGCCACCAGCGCTCTCCTCCCCGCCAATCCCTTGCCGCCGGCGCGCCGCAGTTTCCGCTGGGCTTCTCTGGGTCCGTTTCTGATCCTCGCCGCAACCGCCTCGCTTCTCCACGCCAACTGGCTGCTTATTCCCGCACGCTTTCCGGTGCACTGGGATCTGCAGGGCCAGGTCAACGGCTGGGCTACCCGCAACTTCTGGGGCGTGTACGGCATGCTGCTGCTCGCCGCACTTTTTTGTGCTTTGGATCTCTTCCTCGGCTGGGCAACCCTGCACTGGGCCGGACACCCCCGCGGCGCCGCCAGCCCCGCCCGCCGGCGCAATGCCGCGTGGGCGCTGCTGGCCTGTTCCTACCTCCTCGCCCTGGCTTTCAGCTTCGTGGCCCTGCTGCCCTTGCGCGGCGCCAGCCTCTCCGCCGCCAACGCCCTCGTCATCGTGCCCACCGTGTTGATTCCCTGCGCCGCGGCCATCGCCGTCCTGGTGGCCTGGCAATCACACCCCGCCGGCGCCCACCCACGCAGCTCGCCCCCACCCGAGCCTCACCACCAAGCCCACTGGGTCGCCGGCGTGGTTTACTACAACCCCGACGACCCGTCGATTCTCGTCCCCAAGCAGTTTGGCTTCGGCTACACCCTGAACTTTGCCCATCCGCTGTCCTGGTGGCTACTGGGCGCGACGGGCGCTGCCATTACCGTGGCGATGCTCCTCTCCTCGCCGCATTAGTGCGCAATCCCGCCAGCATTGCCTCAATAGCTGATGGCTGACGGCTGACCGCTGATCGCTTCTTTCGCGTGTTACTATCCCGAAATGGAAACTTGGTTTCGCCGCAGCGGTACTGTCGCTGCCGTCATTTTTCTATTCTTTGCCTCAGCCTTCGCCCAGGCGCCCGACTATGCCCATATCGCCAAACAGGCGGTCACCAACCTCGCCTCGGCGAACTATGACGCCGTCGAGCAGGCAATGAAGCCGGAAATGGCGCAGGAAGTTCCCGGGCAAATCCTGCAGTTGGTCTGGATGCACGTGGTCCGGCGCTTCGGCGCCTTCCAGCAGATCACCGGCGTCACCAGCAAGCCCGTGAAGGAGCAGCAGTTGGTCGAAGTCGCCTGCCAGTTCGCCCACGGCCCCGTCACCGTCGAGTGGATCATCAACGCTCAGGGCCAGATCACCGGTCTGCACTTTCAATAACTGGCCAGCGGCCGAATCAAACGGCGGCAGCTTGGAGGAGCCCTGAGCGCCAGCGGGCGGACCCTGCCGGCAATCGAAGCCCGCACTCCAAGCGACCCACGGGAGCGACCAGGGCAAAAAGTGGCGAGCCACCCACCCAACTCGGGTACAACCGGTCGCCAGGACCAGTAGCAAAAGGAATGGCGGAGGGAGAGGGATTCGAACCCCCGGTACCGTTTCCGGTACAGCGGTTTTCAAGACCGCCGGTTTCAACCGCTCACCCATCCCTCCGCACGCGCCGGTCGCGGCAGCTTGGAGGAGCCCGGAGCGCCAGCGGGCGGACCCTGCCGGCAATCGAAGCCCGCACTCCAAGCGACCAACGGGAGCGACCAGGGCAAAAAGTGGCGAGCCACCCGCCCTTAACTAATTTTAAGGCCTCCCGGCCCCGCGTAGGCCGACTTCCTGCTTTGCCAACCGCCATTAGCAATAACCGCCGATTCTCCGCGTGTTACCGGATGGGCGGTTACAGAAATGTCATTGACAACAACCTCCAGTCGGACTACACTCGCGCCCAGTAGACCTATCGCAGCGTGAAGTAAACGCTTATGTGAAAGGGGAATCTAAACAACAATGAGTTGTCGCCACTTCGCTCGCTTTTCCATGCGCCTGATGAGTGTGGCTTGCCTGCTGCTGTTCGCAACCGGCATGCTGATGGCGCAAACCACGTCTACCGGAGCCATCACCGGAACCGTCACTGATCCCAGCGGCGCCGCGGTGCCCAACGCCACGGTGCTGTTAACGCAGCAAGCTACGGGGTCCGTCACCCCCGCCGCCACCACCAGCACCGGAAAGTTCACCTTCACCGCCCTCCCGCCCGGCACTTATCAGCTCTCCGCCGTTGCCAAGGGCTTTTCCACCTCCAAGCAAAATGTCGTCGTGCGCGTGAACCAGATGACGAACGCGCCCTTCAAGCTCCAGATTGGCTCGGCCACGCAGACGGTCGAGGTCAGTTCTTCCGCCGGCACCGTCCAGGTCGATACCACCACCGCCGTGGTGGGCGGCACCATTACCGCCGAGCAGATCAAGAACCTGCCCAACATCGGCCGCAACTTCCTCGCCCTGGCGCAACTGCAGCCCGGCGTGCAGATGATTGATGGCGGCAACTTCGATCCCACCAAGAACGGCTTCGCCGGATTGTCCGTGCAGGGCGCCGAAGGCCGCACCACGGAAATCAATGTCAATGGCGCCGACATTACCGATCAGACCGTCGGCACGACCACCCTCAATCTCGCCTCCAGTTCGGTTCATGGGTTTCAGGTGAGCCAGTCCTCGGGCGACACCTCTTCGGACATCGGCAACACCGGCCAGGTCAACATCACCACCAATCACGGCAGCAACGACTGGCACGGCGAAGCCTTTGCCAATTACCGCAGTGCACGCTTCGCCGCCAACCCGACGCTGACCACCGTCAAGCCGCCGTTCAAGCAGAACCAGGATGGCCTCTCCCTGGGCGGTCCGCTCGTCAAGAACAAATTGTTCTTCTATGTCAACGGCGAACGCTATGACCGCAATGCCTACTCGTCGGTGGAAATGCCGGACTTCCCGCAGTACAACGGTTTCTTTTTAACCCCCGCGTTTGAAAAGGACGCCGACGCCCGCGTGGACTGGACCATCACGCCCAACTTCAAGATGTTCTACTACTTCGCGCACGGCAGCAATCGCGTCGTGCCTCCATCGGTGATTGGCGGCACCAGCCTGCAGCCCTTCACCAACGAGGACGTCTCTAACTTGCACGACATTTCGGCTACCTATACCCATGGCCGCTTCACCCACACTTTCCATTACGACCACCTGCTGTTCGTCAACCACATTTACAGCAACCCGGTCGCCGGCGCGCCCAATATTCCGATCAACATTGCCTTCCAGGATACGGGCGAGTCGTTCGGGCCGAATCTGCTTTCCCCGCAGAGCACCATGCAGTTTGACGATGAGGCTAAGTACGACGGCAGCTTCTACTTCGGCAATCACACCGTGCGCTACGGCGTGGAGTACAACCACATCGCCAACGACGTCTATGCGGCCTTTTTCGCTTCTGGGCCGCAGGTCGGCCCCTCGGTGAGCAACGGTCCGGTCAACGGCGGCTCCGCCAGCGACATCACCGCTTATGCGCCGGAGTTCGTCGTTTTCGCCAATGGACAGGGCTATTTTTCCAACCTGGCGGTTCATGGCCAGCCCTATGGCGGCGTCTTCAACCAGCGCAAATCGTTCTATATTGCCGACACCTGGCGGGCGAAGTCGAACCTGACCATCAACTACGGCATCCATTTCGAGCGCGATCCCGGCGAAGTGAACACCGATCTGGTACACCCCTCGGTGGTCGGCAACGCCTTCCCCACCCTGGCTCACGCCGCCAACATTCCCAACAACTTCTCCCCCACCGTGGGCATCGCCTGGGACCCGAGCGGTAAGGGGAGCTGGGTCATCCGCGCCGGTGCGGGCATGTACTATCAGAACAACATCTGGAACAACGTCATGTTCGAGCGCTCCAACTACATCAGCGCCGCAGTCGCCCCAGCCTTCCCCTTCACCAACGGCAATAAGGTGCTCGACGCCTTTGGGAATTGCGTCTTCTTGTGTAACGGTGGCAGCGCGTTGACTACCCAGTCGATTGCCCAGCTCACGCCAACCTTGCTGCAGGTGCAGACGCAGTTGTCCGCCAGCGCGGCGGCATTCGCGCGGAGCAGCGCCGCGGCAACACCGACCATCCTGGGCGTGCCCGGGCAGAGCGCCCCTGGCTCGAACATCGGCGGCAATCCCCTGTTTGACAGCACCTACCGCTCGCCCTATGCAATGCAATTCAACTTTGGTGTGCAGCATCAGCTAATGCCCGGCGCCGTGCTGTCCGCGAACTTCGTCGAAAACAAAGGCTTTGACCTGCTGTTGCAGCAGGATCTGAACGACGTGGGCGCGGCGCGCTACCTGAATCAGGCGGCGGCGATCACGGCCATCAACGCGGCGGCCTCGGATCTCGGCACCGCCCAGGGGGCTACCCCTCAGGATACGGTGCAGAACATGCTCAACGCCGCGGCCAAGGGACAGACCTATGTCCCATGCGGAAGCTGTGCGGCCACACCGATCACCAACCCGATCATCCAAAGCGAGTTGCTGGGCAACAGCAGCGGCGTTTCGCTCGGCTCGGGCACCAACACCGCCATCGGTTCGCCCAGCTTTGCCTTCGGCGGACGCAATCCCAACTTTGGGAATATGACCACCTACCGCAATGGCGCGGTCTCCGAGTACCGCGCGCTGCAAATGGAACTACGGCTGGAGAATTTCGCCGGCTTCGGTGCCATGCACATCAGCAGCCTGACCGTGAGCTACGCCCTGGGACGGCTGGACGCCAATCAGTTCTCTGGCTCCTTCGGCGGCGGCGCGGGTAATAATGACAATCCCCGCTTTTACTACGGTCCGGAAGGGTATGATCGCACCTCGCAACTGAGCGTCGGCGGCGTCTTCAACCTGCCGTGGGGCGTGCGTTTCGCTACGGTAAATCACTTTGATACCGGCTTCCCGGTTACGCCGCGCTTGGGCGATACCGGCTCCGGACCAGGGAAGATCTTCCAGACTGACTTCTACGGCAGCGGCTCCACCGGCAACATCCTGCCGGGCAGCAACCTGGGCGCCTTCAACCGCACCCTCGGTTCGCCGCAAGCTCTGCAGGCGGCGATTACCAACTACAACGCCTCCGAGGCGTTGACGGACACTCCGGCAGGCGAGGCCCTCCTCTCCGCCGGCCTGATGAACCAGTCGCAACTCTCCGCGCTGGATCTGGTCAAGCCCTACATCAACGTACAGGTCAATCCCCAGCAGATCATGCCGGATGCCTTCATGGATACCGACCTGACCTTGGCCAAGGACATCAAAATGGGCGACCGCTTCACGCTGACGCCGGAAATTGATGTCTTCAACCTGTTCAATGTCGGCAACTATGATCCTCCGGGCAACGTCATGGGCGGCTCGCTGGGCGTGGGTTACAGCCCCGCCACGGCCGGGAACTACGGCAGCCCCGATTCGCTCACCAACACCACCCGGCTCGGCCAGTTCAACAAGTACGGCCTGAACACGGGTACGTTTGCCTCCGGCATTCCCCGCGCCTTCCAGGGCCGCATCAGCTTCGTCTTCTAACCTGCGCCGCAGTCCATAGCGCGACGGGGCGTGCCTTCCGCACGCCCCGTTTTTATTGAATCCGGGCAATCGCCAAGCCGAGGTCGGTCGCCACCTCCTGTAGGCGCCGACCAACCGTCCACAGGAGAGCAGTGCTTTAACCGGCGCGCGGCCTCACGTTGAACTATCAGCGTCAGCGATCCGCGCAGCAGGCGCGACGTTTCCTGAATGCCCTTCTAGTGGCGAGCTTTGGCTACGAGCTCGTCGGGAAGAGTAACGGTGGTCCTCACGCGTCAACTATAGCGCCGGTCGATCGCCTATTTGAGCTCTGCCAGGGTAACCCCGGTGCCGCCTTGGTTCTGCGGCGGGTGTGCGAAGCGGGCCACCTGCGGATGCGCGCGCAGCGCGTCGGCGACCAGCTTGCGCAACACGCCGAACCCGGCGCCGTGTACGATGCGTACCTGCTCAGCGCCCGCCAGCAGCGCCGCGTCCAAAAATTTGTCCAGGCGCGCTTCCGCCTCATCCGCGCGCAGGCCAATGAGGTTCAGCTCCAGCGTCGCCGGCGTCAACCGGTCCGGATCCGCAGCGCTGGCCGCCGCGGGCCGCGCCGGCGGTGACACGGCCTCGATCTCGGCGGCTCCAACTTGCATCCGCACCGCGCCGGCAGCCACTTCGTAGCCCCCATCGGCGAGCCGCCGCAGGACGCGGGCCAGCGCCCGCGAGCCACGCAACCGCACCGGATCGCCGGGATGCACCTCCGGCCGTGAAGACGCCGCCGCCGATTCCTCCCCCAGCGCCGCCGCCGATTCAGCCTGCCAGGCTTCGGCAGCTTCGCGGCGCTGGCGCGAGCGCGCCGCCGCCAGCTTGCGCTGCTGCGCGGCGGTGAGCGAGGCCTTGAGCTCCTCCAGCTCGTGCTGCCAGCGCCGGTCGCCCGCCTCGGCAAACGCCGCAAACCGCCGCTCCATCTCTGCCCGCAGGCTCGCCATTTGCTTCTGCTGCCAGGTGCGGTCATGCGCCGCCAGCGCCTGCTCCCGCGCCCCGACCGCGCGCTCCCGCGCCTCCAGACCGCGGAGCTGTTCTTCGGCTGCTGCCAGGTTTTCCTGCAGCTTCTGCAGATACTCCGCCGCCTCCACCTGCTCGCGCGACAGCCGCCCGCGGGCGCCGGCGATAATCGCGGCCGGCAGCCCCAGGCGCTCCGCCATGTCCAGCCCGGCCGACACCCCGGGCACGCCCATGCGAAATTGATAGCTGGGCGCGAGCGTCACCGGATCGACCGCAACCGAACCGTTGGCCACCGCGCCCGGCTGCTGGCTGGCCCAGGCTTTCAGACTGTCATGGTGCGTCGAAATCAGCGTCCAGCAGCCGCGCTCCCGCAGCCATGCGCCAATTTCAATGGCCAGCGCCGCGCCTTCCGCCGCATTCGTGGCCGTGCCCAATTCGTCGAGCAGCACCAGGCTGGCGGGCGTCACCGCCTCCAAAATCCCGCGAATGTGTACCAGGTGGCTGGAGAATGTGCTCAGGTTTTGTTGAATCGACTGCACGTCGCCAATATCGGCCCAGAGAGCATCAAACACCGGCAACTCCGCGCCGCCGGCGCACACCGGCAAACCGCATTGCGCCATCCAGGCCGCGACCACCACCGTCTTGAGGACCACCGTCTTGCCGCCGGTATTAGGGCCGCTGACGATGAGCATGCGTTCCGGCGCCAGCCGCAGCGTGAGCGGGACGACGGCGCGATCCGCCTGCCCCCGCAACGTGGCCACCAGCAGCGGATGCCGCGCCTGCCGCAGCTCCAGCGCCTCGCCGAACTCCGCCCTGGTGGCGGCGTAGTCCTCCGCAAACCGCGCCTTGGCCGCTTCCAGCTCGAGGGCGCCGCAAACGCCGGCCGCGCTCGCGATCTGCGGCGCGGCAGCGGCGACTTGCCGGCTCAGCTCGCGCAGAATGCGCCGCTGCTCGGCTTGTTCGGCTTCCCGCAGCCGGATGGCTTCATTGTTGAGCTCGATGGTTTCGAGCGGCTCGACGAACACCGTCTGCCCGCTGGAACTGGCGCCGTGTACCACCCCCGGGGCGCGGCGGCGCGCCTCCGCCCGCACCGGCAGCACGAAGCGCTCGTTGCGCACCGTGATCAGTGTGTCCTGCAGGGCCCCATCGCCGCCGCTGCCCAGCTTCTGCATTTCCCGCCCCAGGGCGCTTTCAATCAACTGCCGCTGCCGCCCAAGCTGCCGGCGCAACCGGGCAAGTTCAGGCGAAGCCTCGTCGCTCACTTCGCCGCTCGGCAACAGCGCCCGCCGCAACCCTTGCGCGAGCGCGTCCAGCCGCGGCAACCCTTCCGCCAATTCGGCCAGCAACGGCCAGCTTTCGCGTGGATCCTGCCCGGCGGCGTCGAGAAGGTTGGCCCGCAGCGACCCCGTTTGTTCGGCGAATGCCGCGATCTGGACCAGCGCGGGACCGTCAAGTGTGCCCGCCGCCGCGTCTTCGAGCAACGGACGCGGATCCCCCAGCGCCGCAAACGGAAACGCCCCACGCTCCCGCCGCCAAACCGCAGCTTCGCTCCAGCGCCGCTGCAGCCGCTCCAGTTCCTCTCGGTCGCGATAAAAACGCAGCGCCGCCAGCGCTTCCCCGCCCAGCGGCGTCGCCAGATACGCCGCCAGCAGCGCCAGCACCGCCTCCGCGTCGGGCGGGGCGGCGCCAGGCGCCAGCGCGCGATCGGAGGCGGTCATTTCTTCTTGCGCGACCGCGCCTTGGGCGGCGCGGCGGGCGTCGGTTCGGTCGCCAGGATGCCCGCCAGCACCTGATCAAAGGCCGTCAGTTTCGGCTTGCTGCTGCGCGCCGGCGCCGTGCCGCCGCGCCAGGGATGCTGAAACCCACAGGTGCGGCAGGTCGTGGTCGCCACCGCATCCCCCACCAGCGCCGCCACCGTGTGATTGGTCAGGCGGTGACAATGGCTGCAGTAGTCGTCCACCTCATCGCCCACACGCTGGCCCATAACCCCTTCCTCCTGTATAATCGTAGTTTATTCGCGAGAGGACTTCATCTATGGCACGCGTCTGTGATTTGTGCGGCAAAGGACCGCAGTTCGGCAACCGCATTAGCCACGCCCACAACGTGACCAAGCGGCGCTGGAACGTCAATCTCCAACTCAGCCGCGTCCAGCGCCCCGAGGGCGGCACCGTCAAGCTCCGCCTCTGTACCGACTGCATCAAGTCCGGCAAGGCCGCCAAGCCGCTTAGGCGGCAGACGAAGCCGGCCGCCTAAGCGCCCTGCGTAGCCTTGGCGAAGCAGGGCACAGGATCAGTCACTTCGAACTATCCCGCCAGCGCAATCACATCGATTTCCACGCGCGCGCCTTTGGGCAGATCCTTGACCGCAACCGTGGACCGCGCCGGTGGATTCTGCGGAAACGCCTTGGCGTAGATCTCATTCATCGCCGCAAAGTCGCCCATCTCCGCGAGGAACACGCTCGACTTCACCACGCCCGCCAGGCTGCTCCCCGCGGCCTCCAGCACGGCTTTCAGGTTCTGCAGCACCCGCTCCGTCTGCTGGCGCACATCGCCCTCCAGCAGCTTGCCGCTGGCCGGGTCGAGTGCAATTTGACCGGAGCAAAAAACGAATCCACCTGCGCGCACGGCCTGCACGTAAGGACCGATGGCAGCGGGAGCGTTAGGAGTGGCAACGGTGGAGCGGGTTTCCAGAGCAGGCATGAGAACAGTGTACCGTACGCGGCAACTTGGAGACGCCCCGATCGCCTGCGGGCGTCCGTTGCCGGGAGCGACGCTCGGCCACAGCCCGACCACCGGGAGGGCGGCTCCAACAAAAGGTGGCCGTGCCACTTTCAACCCTCCGTTTTCAGTTTTCCGCGCCCGCGCACCCGCTCCACCGCATAAACCCCCGGCACCCGCTTCAGCCCCTGCAGAATCTGTTCCAGCACCCCGGCGTCCCGCACATCGACCGATAGATCCACCACCGCCCGCCCCTCGCCGGTCTTCGCCCCCGCATTGCGGATATTCGCGCCCTGTTCGGATATCACATTCGTTATGGCGTTCAGCATGCCGGCATTGTCGTCGGTGTGGAGCTGCAGCTTGACCTCGCTGGGCTCGGCCGCGTCCGGCGCCCAGGCCACCTCGATGCGCCGGTCGGCCTCGTACATAAGGTTGCGCACGTTGGTGCAACTGGCGCAGTGCACGCCCACGCCGCGCCCGCGCGTGATGTAGCCCACGATTGGCTCCCCATGCACCGGCGAACAGCAGGCGGCCCGATACACCAGCAAGTCACTGAAGCCGCGCACCAGAATTGGGCTGCCAGGCCGCGCCCGGGGCGTGCGCCGCGGCGTCTGCAAGCGCCGCGCCTGTTCCGGCGTGCGCTCGGCCACTGGCACCAGCTTCATCAGCACCTGACGCGCCGAAATCTTGCCATACCCGAGCGCCGCGTACACCTCCGCGGGTTTGGACAGGTTCAACTCCGTCCCCGCCCGTTCCAGTGCCGCCTCGGTCAGGCTCTTCACGCTGACATCGAACCGCCGGGCTTCGCGTTCCAGCGCGCGCCGGCCAATTTCGGTGGCGCGCTGCCGCTCGTGAATGTTGAACCAGTGCTTGATCTTCTGCCGTGCCCGTGAAGTGCGTACGTAGCCCAGCCACGTCCGGCTGGGGGTGTGCCGCGGCTGCGTCAGCACCTCCACAATGTCGCCCGTCCGCAGCCGGTAGCGCAGCGGTACGATACGGCCGTTCACGCGCGCGCCGCTGGCGCGATGGCCGACTTCGGTGTGGACCGCATAGGCAAAATCCACGACGCAGGCGCCGCGCCCCAGCGTCAGAATCTGGCCCTTGGGCGTGAAGGCATAAATCTCCTCCGGCGCCAGATCAACCTTGAGCATCGCCAGAAACTCAGCCGGATCCGCAATGTCGCGCTGCCATTCCACCAGCCGGCGCAGCCAGCGCAGCCGTTCATCGTCGGCCGCCGGCGTGGCGCCGGCGGCGCCGTCCTTGTACTTCCAGTGCGCAGCAATCCCCTCTTCCGCCATCCGGTGCATTTCTTCGGTCCGAATCTGCACTTCAAACGGCTGCCCGCTGGCGTCAATCACCGACGTATGCAGGCTGCGGTACATGTTGGCGCGCGGGGTGGCGATGAAGTCCTTGATGCGCCCCGGCACCGGCGTCCAGGCGCTGTGGATCACCCCCAGCACCGCATAGCAGTTGCGTACCGAATCGGTGATGATGCGCAGCGCCAGCAGATCGTAAACCTGATCCACCGCAATCCGCTGCCGCTCCAGCTTCTGATGAACGCTGTAGTTGCGCTTGATGCGCCCCTCGACGCGCGCCGGAATGTCATGCTCACCCAGCGCCGCCAGTACCCGCTGCTCCACCCCGCGCAGGAACTCCTCCCCGCCCGCGCGCCGGCTCTCCACCGCCGCCTGCACCCGTGCGTAGGCCTCCGGCTCCAGATAACTGAACGCCAGGTCCTCCAGCTCGCCCCGCATCTTCCCCATCCCCAGCCGGTGCGCCAGCGGCGCGTAGATGTCCATGGTCTCGCGCGCAATCGCCTGCTGCCGCTCCGGCGCCAGCGGCTGCAGCGTGCGCATGTTATGCAGCCGGTCCGCCAGCTTGATGAGGATGACCCGGATGTCGTCCACCATCGCCAGCAGCATCTTGCGCATGTTCTCCGCTTGCCGCGCGTCATTGCGGAACGGCCCCTGAAACTCCAGCCGGTCGATCTTGGTAACGCCCTCGACCAAATGCGCCACCGTAGTCCCAAACTCGTGCGCCAATTGTTCCGTGGTAGCCGGTGTGTCTTCCACCGCGTCGTGCAGCAACCCTGCCGCCACGCAGGTGCTGTCCATTTCCATTTCGGCCAGCACCGAAGCCACCGCCAGCGGATGCAGAATAAACGCCTCGCCCGACCGCCGCTGCTGATTGCGGTGCAACCGTGCGGCATACGCGAACGCCCGCTGCAACAGCCCAAGGTCATCCAGCGGCCGGTTGGCCTCCATCCGCGCCAGCAACACCTCGAACTCCGCCCGCGCGCGCGGACCCACCGCCGGCGCCGCCTGCGTTTTCGTGGCCACGAATCTAAGTTATCAGTTTTCAGTAATCAGTTCTCAGTTCACTCCGGAACCGCCGCGGGCCCGGCGTCCGAACTGAAAACTGATAACTGAGAACTGAGAACTGAAGACTACACCCGCGTCGA
Protein-coding regions in this window:
- a CDS encoding TonB-dependent receptor; amino-acid sequence: MSCRHFARFSMRLMSVACLLLFATGMLMAQTTSTGAITGTVTDPSGAAVPNATVLLTQQATGSVTPAATTSTGKFTFTALPPGTYQLSAVAKGFSTSKQNVVVRVNQMTNAPFKLQIGSATQTVEVSSSAGTVQVDTTTAVVGGTITAEQIKNLPNIGRNFLALAQLQPGVQMIDGGNFDPTKNGFAGLSVQGAEGRTTEINVNGADITDQTVGTTTLNLASSSVHGFQVSQSSGDTSSDIGNTGQVNITTNHGSNDWHGEAFANYRSARFAANPTLTTVKPPFKQNQDGLSLGGPLVKNKLFFYVNGERYDRNAYSSVEMPDFPQYNGFFLTPAFEKDADARVDWTITPNFKMFYYFAHGSNRVVPPSVIGGTSLQPFTNEDVSNLHDISATYTHGRFTHTFHYDHLLFVNHIYSNPVAGAPNIPINIAFQDTGESFGPNLLSPQSTMQFDDEAKYDGSFYFGNHTVRYGVEYNHIANDVYAAFFASGPQVGPSVSNGPVNGGSASDITAYAPEFVVFANGQGYFSNLAVHGQPYGGVFNQRKSFYIADTWRAKSNLTINYGIHFERDPGEVNTDLVHPSVVGNAFPTLAHAANIPNNFSPTVGIAWDPSGKGSWVIRAGAGMYYQNNIWNNVMFERSNYISAAVAPAFPFTNGNKVLDAFGNCVFLCNGGSALTTQSIAQLTPTLLQVQTQLSASAAAFARSSAAATPTILGVPGQSAPGSNIGGNPLFDSTYRSPYAMQFNFGVQHQLMPGAVLSANFVENKGFDLLLQQDLNDVGAARYLNQAAAITAINAAASDLGTAQGATPQDTVQNMLNAAAKGQTYVPCGSCAATPITNPIIQSELLGNSSGVSLGSGTNTAIGSPSFAFGGRNPNFGNMTTYRNGAVSEYRALQMELRLENFAGFGAMHISSLTVSYALGRLDANQFSGSFGGGAGNNDNPRFYYGPEGYDRTSQLSVGGVFNLPWGVRFATVNHFDTGFPVTPRLGDTGSGPGKIFQTDFYGSGSTGNILPGSNLGAFNRTLGSPQALQAAITNYNASEALTDTPAGEALLSAGLMNQSQLSALDLVKPYINVQVNPQQIMPDAFMDTDLTLAKDIKMGDRFTLTPEIDVFNLFNVGNYDPPGNVMGGSLGVGYSPATAGNYGSPDSLTNTTRLGQFNKYGLNTGTFASGIPRAFQGRISFVF
- a CDS encoding endonuclease MutS2, with product MTASDRALAPGAAPPDAEAVLALLAAYLATPLGGEALAALRFYRDREELERLQRRWSEAAVWRRERGAFPFAALGDPRPLLEDAAAGTLDGPALVQIAAFAEQTGSLRANLLDAAGQDPRESWPLLAELAEGLPRLDALAQGLRRALLPSGEVSDEASPELARLRRQLGRQRQLIESALGREMQKLGSGGDGALQDTLITVRNERFVLPVRAEARRRAPGVVHGASSSGQTVFVEPLETIELNNEAIRLREAEQAEQRRILRELSRQVAAAAPQIASAAGVCGALELEAAKARFAEDYAATRAEFGEALELRQARHPLLVATLRGQADRAVVPLTLRLAPERMLIVSGPNTGGKTVVLKTVVVAAWMAQCGLPVCAGGAELPVFDALWADIGDVQSIQQNLSTFSSHLVHIRGILEAVTPASLVLLDELGTATNAAEGAALAIEIGAWLRERGCWTLISTHHDSLKAWASQQPGAVANGSVAVDPVTLAPSYQFRMGVPGVSAGLDMAERLGLPAAIIAGARGRLSREQVEAAEYLQKLQENLAAAEEQLRGLEARERAVGAREQALAAHDRTWQQKQMASLRAEMERRFAAFAEAGDRRWQHELEELKASLTAAQQRKLAAARSRQRREAAEAWQAESAAALGEESAAASSRPEVHPGDPVRLRGSRALARVLRRLADGGYEVAAGAVRMQVGAAEIEAVSPPARPAAASAADPDRLTPATLELNLIGLRADEAEARLDKFLDAALLAGAEQVRIVHGAGFGVLRKLVADALRAHPQVARFAHPPQNQGGTGVTLAELK
- the rpmB gene encoding 50S ribosomal protein L28, which translates into the protein MARVCDLCGKGPQFGNRISHAHNVTKRRWNVNLQLSRVQRPEGGTVKLRLCTDCIKSGKAAKPLRRQTKPAA
- a CDS encoding RidA family protein encodes the protein MPALETRSTVATPNAPAAIGPYVQAVRAGGFVFCSGQIALDPASGKLLEGDVRQQTERVLQNLKAVLEAAGSSLAGVVKSSVFLAEMGDFAAMNEIYAKAFPQNPPARSTVAVKDLPKGARVEIDVIALAG